The DNA region GGACCTGGACGTGGTGGTGCCCGGGGGCCAGGTGGAAGCCCTGGCCCGCGCCTCGGGGCGGCCCTTTGTCTTTCACCCGGCCTTCGGCAACGCGACCCTGACCCTGCCGGACGGCCGCACTGCCGATCTGGTGCAGGCGCGGCGCGAACACTACCCGGTGCCCGGCGGCAATCCGGTACCCGCACCCGGCACCCTGGACGACGACCTGCGGCGGCGCGATTTCAGCGTGAATGCCCTGGCCCTGCAGGTGTCCCCCAGCGGCGAGGTCACCCTGCGGGACACCACCGGCGGCCTGAACGATTTAGAGGCCCGGGTGCTGCGCCCGCTGCATGGACGCTCCTTTGAGGACGACCCCAGCCGCCTCGTGCGCGCCGCGCGGGTGGGGGCCCGCCTGGAGCTGCGCGCCCACCCGGAGCTGCTGGCCCAGGTGCCGGCGGCGCTGGCCCTGGCCCCGCAGACCCCACGCCTGTGGGCCGAGCTGAAGCTGCTGCTGCAAGAGCCCCGGCCCGGGCAGGCGGCGGCGCAACTGGCAGACTGGGGAGCGGGCGGCCTGCTGCCCGACCCGGCGCTGCTGCTGGCCCTGGACCGGCTGCGGGACGAGGGACAGATCATCCCGGACACAGCCTATGCCGCTGCCCTGCTGCACGCCGCCCCCGACCCGGCCGCCCTGGCCCGCCTGCTGACCCTGGGCGAGCGCCCCGGCGCGCTGCTGGCCCGCGCGCTGTCCGACACCTTTTTTCCACCGGGCACGCCAGAGCGCACCCTGCGCGCGCTGCTGCGCCCGGACGCCTATGCGGGCCTGACAGGCAAGGATGTGCTGGCGCTGGGCGTGCCCCCGGGGCGGGCGGTGGGCGCGGCCCTGGCGCATCTGGCCGCGCTGCGCCGCGCCGGACACCTTCGCAGCCCGGACGAGGAACGCGCGGCCCTCAAAGCGTTTGTGGCGACGGAAGGCCGCCAGGACTAACCCCTAGAATGCCGGGGTATGGGCCTTATCTCACTGCTGAGCAGCGACCCGGTCGCCTTCCTGATCGTGGCCGGGGCGCTGCTGCTGTCCCTGGCGATTCACGAGTTCGCGCACGCCTGGACGGCCGACCGGCTGGGCGACCCCACCCCGCGCCGCTTCGGCCGGGTCACCCTGAACCCGCTCAACCACCTAGACCCCATCGGCTCGCTGCTGCTGCTGTTCGCGCCCTTCGGGTTCGCGCGGCCAGTTCCGGTGAACCCCCGCAACCTCAGCCGCTGGGGCAACGTGGGGGTGGCGGCGGCTGGCCCCCTGAGCAACCTGGTGATTGCGCTGCTGTGTGTGGCACTGGTGGCAGTGCTGCCCCGCGAGGCCCTCTCAGACGGCTTTCGCCTGAACACCGTGGGCACCATTGTGGTGACCGTGCTGAGCGTGAACCTGGGCCTGGCCATCTTCAACTTGCTGCCCATTCCCCTGCTGGACGGCAGCCGCATCGTGGGCGGGCTGGTGCCGTCGCTGGGGCGCAGCCTCGCGCAGTTTGAAGCCCAGCCCTTCAGCTTCCTGATCGTGATGCTGTTTATCTTTCTGTTCAGCGAGCAGCTGGGCGCCCTGATCAGCACCGTGCGTGACACCATTCTCAGTGTGGTGACCTGAGCAGCAGCGACAAAAGGGCAGGGACAACGCGAAGGCCGGAGGATTCCACTTCTCCGGCCTTCGCCCTGTGATGAACCGCCTTGCCCCTACCCCAGGTGGAACATCATGGCCACGTGGGCAGCGGTGCCGGCCAGCACGAACAGATGCCAGATTTCATGAAAGCCGAACACGCCGGGGCGCGGGTTCCAGCGCTTGGTGCCGTAAATCACCGCGCCGATGGAGTACAGCACCCCACCGGCCGCCAGCCAGAACAGCGCGGGGCCATCCAGCGACC from Deinococcus arcticus includes:
- a CDS encoding site-2 protease family protein, with translation MGLISLLSSDPVAFLIVAGALLLSLAIHEFAHAWTADRLGDPTPRRFGRVTLNPLNHLDPIGSLLLLFAPFGFARPVPVNPRNLSRWGNVGVAAAGPLSNLVIALLCVALVAVLPREALSDGFRLNTVGTIVVTVLSVNLGLAIFNLLPIPLLDGSRIVGGLVPSLGRSLAQFEAQPFSFLIVMLFIFLFSEQLGALISTVRDTILSVVT
- a CDS encoding CCA tRNA nucleotidyltransferase, which translates into the protein MTDPAQRIWARLQPGDVQWLSALAARAAPEGIALVGGAVRDALLGHTPLDLDVVVPGGQVEALARASGRPFVFHPAFGNATLTLPDGRTADLVQARREHYPVPGGNPVPAPGTLDDDLRRRDFSVNALALQVSPSGEVTLRDTTGGLNDLEARVLRPLHGRSFEDDPSRLVRAARVGARLELRAHPELLAQVPAALALAPQTPRLWAELKLLLQEPRPGQAAAQLADWGAGGLLPDPALLLALDRLRDEGQIIPDTAYAAALLHAAPDPAALARLLTLGERPGALLARALSDTFFPPGTPERTLRALLRPDAYAGLTGKDVLALGVPPGRAVGAALAHLAALRRAGHLRSPDEERAALKAFVATEGRQD